The following proteins come from a genomic window of Gallaecimonas xiamenensis 3-C-1:
- the mltB gene encoding lytic murein transglycosylase B translates to MSKWKWGLAASLALPVMAQPIPTEQAEALATLSGLSTEEVQSAMAGAEKNQKILDAIATPWEAKPWYQYQPIFLTKERLEKGLAFWREHEALLAKAEAEYQVPASVIVAIIGVETYYGRHMGTYPVRDALYTLGFFYEPRAPFFFKELGQYLKLAKEQGWQQSPKGSYAGAMGMGQFIPSSYQHFAVDFDQDGKRDLFESPADAIGSVANYFHEHGWQMGEPVLAKAEVKGQAPVSKGLELDSTLGALAKAGVSPAIAMAEDTPAKLFTFELKDSTDYQVAFHNFYVITRYNRSPLYARAVWTLASQLEQAHGG, encoded by the coding sequence ATGTCAAAATGGAAATGGGGCCTGGCGGCTAGCCTTGCCCTGCCGGTTATGGCACAGCCGATCCCCACCGAGCAAGCCGAGGCCCTGGCCACCCTGTCCGGGCTGAGCACCGAAGAAGTCCAAAGCGCCATGGCCGGGGCCGAGAAGAACCAAAAGATCCTCGACGCCATCGCAACCCCCTGGGAAGCCAAGCCCTGGTACCAGTACCAGCCCATTTTCCTGACCAAGGAGCGCCTGGAAAAAGGCCTGGCCTTTTGGCGTGAGCACGAAGCGCTGCTGGCCAAGGCCGAGGCTGAATATCAGGTGCCGGCCAGCGTTATCGTCGCCATCATCGGCGTGGAAACCTATTACGGCCGGCACATGGGCACCTACCCGGTGCGCGACGCCCTCTACACCCTGGGCTTTTTCTACGAGCCCCGGGCGCCCTTTTTCTTCAAGGAACTGGGCCAATACCTGAAACTGGCCAAGGAACAGGGCTGGCAGCAAAGCCCCAAGGGTAGCTATGCCGGCGCCATGGGCATGGGCCAGTTTATTCCGTCGAGCTACCAGCATTTTGCCGTGGACTTCGACCAGGACGGCAAGCGGGATCTGTTCGAAAGCCCCGCCGATGCTATCGGCTCGGTCGCCAACTACTTCCACGAGCACGGCTGGCAAATGGGCGAGCCGGTGCTGGCCAAGGCCGAAGTCAAAGGCCAGGCGCCTGTCAGCAAAGGTCTGGAACTGGACAGTACCCTGGGCGCCCTGGCCAAGGCCGGTGTCAGCCCGGCTATCGCCATGGCTGAAGACACCCCGGCTAAGCTCTTTACCTTTGAGCTTAAGGACAGCACCGACTACCAGGTGGCTTTTCACAATTTCTATGTGATCACCCGCTATAACCGCTCGCCTTTGTACGCCCGCGCCGTATGGACCCTGGCCAGCCAACTGGAGCAGGCCCATGGAGGCTAA